In Onthophagus taurus isolate NC chromosome 6, IU_Otau_3.0, whole genome shotgun sequence, a genomic segment contains:
- the LOC111424868 gene encoding sodium-driven chloride bicarbonate exchanger isoform X4, with the protein MDPQDEAPIDPGAQKSAQTFDEKDFEGHRAHSVFVGVHVPGERRHSHRRHSHKHHHRSSSVHDGTDDERPKLLGIRRQFSISEEGEIFTPPAQRVQFILGEDADESSHETHPIFSEMEELVGEGEDMEWKETARWIKFEEDVEEGGNRWSKPHVATLSLHSLFELRSLLLNGTLFLDMEATSVDQIADMVLENMVNANTLALDKKDKVREALLRRHRHQHQTKKPVLPIIRSFAEIGRNYSTSKKNSVLFACVNDQDSRRISMVELETVETISPNQKRNGSYVAIPVEESSFGESVGKSPEYGKFLSIPGQGSDKHDGMKKSASSISMSRHHHSTTDLSNGDIPQHNLQFMRKIPHGSEASNILVGEVDFLDKTISAFIRLSKASIMGDLTEVPVPTRFLFLLLGPANTNSGFHEIGRAMATLMSDEVFHEVAYRAKNRDHILAGIDEFLDAVTVLPPGEWDPSIRIEPPAAVPPQDSRKRPTTEKPTDEIDEEEEEQKLREESGLSRTGRLFGGLINDIKRKAPWYWSDIKDAVSMQCIASWIFLYFACLSPIITFGGLLSQATGRNMAAMESLVSGFVCGVGYGFFSGQPLTILGSTGPVLVFETIVFEFCQRVGWDYMSFRFWIGTWIAVILLILVAIDASALVCYITRFTEENFATLIAFIFIYKAVENVAIIGKSFPINPGLTNISYNCSCSLNGTITSLTTVDESTTLDKTSCLQLNGTLLGDGCTEFVPDVFLMSILLFLGTFTISVILKDFKNSLFFPSTVRQYVSDFAVIIAILSMTMLDFKVGINTPKLEVPQEFKPTSPDRTWIIDPFKNPIYTFILALLPALLGTILIFMDQQITTVIINRKENKLKKGGGYHLDLFVLAILIQICTLMGLPWFVAATVLSINHVNSLKVESECAAPGEKPQFLGVREQRVTHIFIFLTIGLSVFLTPMLSHIPMPVLYGVFLYMGVASLKGLQFFDRILIMFMPNKYQPDYMFLRQVPIRRVHIFTLIQLACLVCLWVIKSFSTTSILFPLMLVVMIGIRKSLDFFFARRELKILDDIMPEMTKRHQQDMIEGSEQDKPIHLENAGNLKISLANGNVMNIPLSAINISEEVNKTGIWKQVNSCNKTDKKRGASVSRFRKKKHSKKEEKRDERKLEKRLSTMAEEDEEEGITIKLANVQDNA; encoded by the exons ATGGATCCACAGGATGAGGCTCCAATTGATCCGGGCGCACAGAAATCCGCACAAACTTTCGACGAGAAAGACTTTGAAG GACATAGAGCTCATTCAGTCTTTGTCGGAGTCCATGTGCCAGGGGAACGGAGGCATTCCCATAGAAGACATTCGCACAAACATCACCACAGAAGCTCTTCTGTTCATGATGGGACTGATGATGAACGACCAA AACTTCTTGGTATACGTAGACAATTCAGCATATCAGAAGAAGGGGAAATAT TCACTCCACCGGCTCAAAGAGTCCAATTCATCCTCGGCGAAGACGCCGACGAATCTTCCCACGAGACCCACCCGATTTTCTCAGAAATGGAGGAGTTGGTGGGTGAAGGTGAAGATATGGAATGGAAAGAAACAGCTAGGTGGATTAAATTCGAGGAAGACGTCGAAGAAGGTGGTAATCGATGGTCGAAACCGCACGTCGCCACGCTTTCTTTGCACTCCCTCTTCGAATTGAGGAGTCTCCTCCTCAATGGGACGTTATTTTTGGATATGGAGGCTACTTCGGTGGATCAAATTGCCGATATGGTTTTAGAGAATATGGTGAACGCAAATACTTTAGctttagataaaaaagataaagtcCGGGAAGCTCTTTTGAGAAGACATCGACACCAACATCAAACGAAGAAACCAGTTTTACCAATTATTAGATCTTTTGCTGAAATAGGAAGAAATTATTCTACGTCaaaaa AAAACTCAGTATTATTTGCTTGCGTAAACGACCAGGATAGTAGAAGGATCTCAATGGTGGAGTTGGAAACGGTGGAGACGATATCGCCGAATCAAAAACGAAACGGTTCTTATGTGGCCATTCCAG TGGAAGAATCGTCTTTCGGTGAAAGTGTCGGAAAATCACCGGAATATGGAAAATTCTTGTCCATTCCAGGACAAG gATCGGACAAACACGATGGTATGAAAAAAAGTGCAAGTTCCATATCAATGTCTCGACACCATCACAGTACCACCGATTTAAGTAACGGAGATATCCCACAGCACAACTTACAATTTATGCGAAAAATTCCTCACGGATCTGAAGCTTCTAACATTTTAGTTGGAGAAGTTGATTTTTTGGATAAAACAATATCAGCGTTTATCCGTTTGAGTAAAGCCTCTATAATGGGAGATTTAACCGAGGTTCCGGTACCAACGAGATTCCTGTTCTTATTACTTGGACCTGCCAACACAAATTCAGGTTTTCACGAAATTGGAAGGGCTATGGCGACGTTAATGTCTGATGAGGTTTTTCATGAGGTGGCTTATCGAGCTAAAAATAGGGATCATATTTTAGCCGGGATTGATGAGTTTTTAGATGCCGTGACGGTTTTACCGCCAGGTGAATGGGATCCGTCGATTAGAATTGAACCTCCAGCTGCGGTTCCTCCTCAAGATTCACGAAAACGACCGACAACGGAGAAACCAACCGATGAAATTGACGAGGAAGAGGAAGAACAAAAGTTGCGCGAAGAATCCGGGTTATCTCGAACTGGAAGACTTTTTGGTGGGTTAATAAacgatattaaaagaaaagctCCTTGGTATTGGTCCGATATTAAAGACGCCGTGTCCATGCAATGCATCGCTTCGTggattttcttgtattttgcTTGTTTGTCTCCTATAATCACTTTTGGAGGATTACTTTCTCAAGCCACCGGAAGAAATATGGCAGCTATGGAATCATTGGTTTCTGGATTTGTGTGCGGAGTTGGTTATGGATTTTTTTCGGGACAACCCCTCACGATTTTAGGTTCAACCGGGCCCGTTCTTGTGTTTGAAACaatcgtttttgaattttgtcaACGAGTCGGCTGGGATTATATGTCTTTTCGATTTTGGATTGGAACCTGGATcgctgttattttattaatactcgTTGCCATTGATGCAAGTGCTCTTGTTTGTTACATTACAAGATTTACGGAGGAAAATTTTGCAACTCTCATTGcgttcatttttatttataag GCAGTGGAAAATGTTGCAATTATTGGAAAATCATTTCCAATCAATCCCGGTCTTACTAACATCTCCTATAACTGCTCGTGCtcgttaaatggaacgataacTTCTCTAACGACCGTTGATGAGTCTACCACCTTAGATAAGACGAGTTGTTTG cAATTAAATGGTACGTTACTCGGAGATGGATGTACCGAATTCGTTCCAGATGTCTTCCTTATGTCCATCTTACTCTTTTTGGGGACATTTACAATTtcggttattttaaaagatttcaaaaattccttaTTCTTTCCATCAAcg GTTCGTCAATACGTGAGCGATTTTGCTGTAATCATAGCAATTTTATCGATGACTATGTTGGATTTTAAAGTAGGAATAAATACTCCAAAATTAGAAGTGCCGCAAGAATTCAAACCAACATCTCCGGATAGAACCTGGATTATAGATCCTTTTAAAAATCCGATATACACGTTTATACTAGCATTACTTCCAGCTTTGCTTGGTACCATCCTTATATTCATGGACCAACAAATCACAaccgttattattaatagaaaagAGAATAAATTGAAGAAAGGTGGAGGTTATCACCTCGATTTATTCGTGCTAgcaattttgatacaaatttgCACATTAATGGGGTTGCCCTGGTTCGTAGCGGCTACGGTGTTATCGATAAATCACGTTAATTCTTTGAAAGTGGAGTCTGAGTGTGCAGCTCCTGGGGAGAAACCCCAATTTTTGGGGGTAAGGGAGCAAAGGGTGACccatatttttatctttttaactATCGGATTATCGGTGTTTTTAACACCAATGTTGAGTCATATTCCTATGCCGGTGTTATACGGCGTTTTTCTTTATATGGGAGTCGCTTCTTTGAAaggattacaattttttgataggATTCTTATTATGTTTATGCCGAATAAGTATCAACCTGATTATATGTTCCTGAGACAG GTTCCAATAAGACGTGTAcatatttttactttaattcaATTGGCTTGTTTGGTGTGTTTATGGGTGATTAAATCGTTCAGTACAACTTCAATCCTTTTCCCGTTGATGTTGGTGGTGATGATTGGTATTAGAAAATCGTTGGACTTTTTCTTCGCCCGGAGGGAATTGAAGATTTTGGACGATATCATGCCGGAGATGACTAAGAGACATCAACAGGATATGATCGAAGGATCTGAG CAGGATAAACCGATTCACCTGGAGAATGCGGGCAATTTGAAGATATCGTTGGCGAATGGGAACGTGATGAACATCCCGCTGTCGGCGATAAACATATCTGAAGAGGTTAATAAGACCGGGATCTGGAAGCAAGTCAATAGCTGCAATAAAACCGACAAGAAACGAGGTGCGTCCGTTTCAAG GTTCAGAAAGAAGAAACACTCGAAAAAGGAGGAGAAACGCGACGAGAGGAAGTTGGAGAAACGACTGTCAACGATGGCGGAAGAGGATGAAGAGGAGGGGATTACGATAAAG CTAGCAAATGTACAGGATAACG
- the LOC111424868 gene encoding sodium-driven chloride bicarbonate exchanger isoform X1 — MDPQDEAPIDPGAQKSAQTFDEKDFEGHRAHSVFVGVHVPGERRHSHRRHSHKHHHRSSSVHDGTDDERPKLLGIRRQFSISEEGEIFTPPAQRVQFILGEDADESSHETHPIFSEMEELVGEGEDMEWKETARWIKFEEDVEEGGNRWSKPHVATLSLHSLFELRSLLLNGTLFLDMEATSVDQIADMVLENMVNANTLALDKKDKVREALLRRHRHQHQTKKPVLPIIRSFAEIGRNYSTSKKNSVLFACVNDQDSRRISMVELETVETISPNQKRNGSYVAIPVEESSFGESVGKSPEYGKFLSIPGQGSDKHDGMKKSASSISMSRHHHSTTDLSNGDIPQHNLQFMRKIPHGSEASNILVGEVDFLDKTISAFIRLSKASIMGDLTEVPVPTRFLFLLLGPANTNSGFHEIGRAMATLMSDEVFHEVAYRAKNRDHILAGIDEFLDAVTVLPPGEWDPSIRIEPPAAVPPQDSRKRPTTEKPTDEIDEEEEEQKLREESGLSRTGRLFGGLINDIKRKAPWYWSDIKDAVSMQCIASWIFLYFACLSPIITFGGLLSQATGRNMAAMESLVSGFVCGVGYGFFSGQPLTILGSTGPVLVFETIVFEFCQRVGWDYMSFRFWIGTWIAVILLILVAIDASALVCYITRFTEENFATLIAFIFIYKAVENVAIIGKSFPINPGLTNISYNCSCSLNGTITSLTTVDESTTLDKTSCLQLNGTLLGDGCTEFVPDVFLMSILLFLGTFTISVILKDFKNSLFFPSTVRQYVSDFAVIIAILSMTMLDFKVGINTPKLEVPQEFKPTSPDRTWIIDPFKNPIYTFILALLPALLGTILIFMDQQITTVIINRKENKLKKGGGYHLDLFVLAILIQICTLMGLPWFVAATVLSINHVNSLKVESECAAPGEKPQFLGVREQRVTHIFIFLTIGLSVFLTPMLSHIPMPVLYGVFLYMGVASLKGLQFFDRILIMFMPNKYQPDYMFLRQVPIRRVHIFTLIQLACLVCLWVIKSFSTTSILFPLMLVVMIGIRKSLDFFFARRELKILDDIMPEMTKRHQQDMIEGSEQDKPIHLENAGNLKISLANGNVMNIPLSAINISEEVNKTGIWKQVNSCNKTDKKRGASVSRFRKKKHSKKEEKRDERKLEKRLSTMAEEDEEEGITIKRNSVKDKSHWSVGEKKSDKSEETRV; from the exons ATGGATCCACAGGATGAGGCTCCAATTGATCCGGGCGCACAGAAATCCGCACAAACTTTCGACGAGAAAGACTTTGAAG GACATAGAGCTCATTCAGTCTTTGTCGGAGTCCATGTGCCAGGGGAACGGAGGCATTCCCATAGAAGACATTCGCACAAACATCACCACAGAAGCTCTTCTGTTCATGATGGGACTGATGATGAACGACCAA AACTTCTTGGTATACGTAGACAATTCAGCATATCAGAAGAAGGGGAAATAT TCACTCCACCGGCTCAAAGAGTCCAATTCATCCTCGGCGAAGACGCCGACGAATCTTCCCACGAGACCCACCCGATTTTCTCAGAAATGGAGGAGTTGGTGGGTGAAGGTGAAGATATGGAATGGAAAGAAACAGCTAGGTGGATTAAATTCGAGGAAGACGTCGAAGAAGGTGGTAATCGATGGTCGAAACCGCACGTCGCCACGCTTTCTTTGCACTCCCTCTTCGAATTGAGGAGTCTCCTCCTCAATGGGACGTTATTTTTGGATATGGAGGCTACTTCGGTGGATCAAATTGCCGATATGGTTTTAGAGAATATGGTGAACGCAAATACTTTAGctttagataaaaaagataaagtcCGGGAAGCTCTTTTGAGAAGACATCGACACCAACATCAAACGAAGAAACCAGTTTTACCAATTATTAGATCTTTTGCTGAAATAGGAAGAAATTATTCTACGTCaaaaa AAAACTCAGTATTATTTGCTTGCGTAAACGACCAGGATAGTAGAAGGATCTCAATGGTGGAGTTGGAAACGGTGGAGACGATATCGCCGAATCAAAAACGAAACGGTTCTTATGTGGCCATTCCAG TGGAAGAATCGTCTTTCGGTGAAAGTGTCGGAAAATCACCGGAATATGGAAAATTCTTGTCCATTCCAGGACAAG gATCGGACAAACACGATGGTATGAAAAAAAGTGCAAGTTCCATATCAATGTCTCGACACCATCACAGTACCACCGATTTAAGTAACGGAGATATCCCACAGCACAACTTACAATTTATGCGAAAAATTCCTCACGGATCTGAAGCTTCTAACATTTTAGTTGGAGAAGTTGATTTTTTGGATAAAACAATATCAGCGTTTATCCGTTTGAGTAAAGCCTCTATAATGGGAGATTTAACCGAGGTTCCGGTACCAACGAGATTCCTGTTCTTATTACTTGGACCTGCCAACACAAATTCAGGTTTTCACGAAATTGGAAGGGCTATGGCGACGTTAATGTCTGATGAGGTTTTTCATGAGGTGGCTTATCGAGCTAAAAATAGGGATCATATTTTAGCCGGGATTGATGAGTTTTTAGATGCCGTGACGGTTTTACCGCCAGGTGAATGGGATCCGTCGATTAGAATTGAACCTCCAGCTGCGGTTCCTCCTCAAGATTCACGAAAACGACCGACAACGGAGAAACCAACCGATGAAATTGACGAGGAAGAGGAAGAACAAAAGTTGCGCGAAGAATCCGGGTTATCTCGAACTGGAAGACTTTTTGGTGGGTTAATAAacgatattaaaagaaaagctCCTTGGTATTGGTCCGATATTAAAGACGCCGTGTCCATGCAATGCATCGCTTCGTggattttcttgtattttgcTTGTTTGTCTCCTATAATCACTTTTGGAGGATTACTTTCTCAAGCCACCGGAAGAAATATGGCAGCTATGGAATCATTGGTTTCTGGATTTGTGTGCGGAGTTGGTTATGGATTTTTTTCGGGACAACCCCTCACGATTTTAGGTTCAACCGGGCCCGTTCTTGTGTTTGAAACaatcgtttttgaattttgtcaACGAGTCGGCTGGGATTATATGTCTTTTCGATTTTGGATTGGAACCTGGATcgctgttattttattaatactcgTTGCCATTGATGCAAGTGCTCTTGTTTGTTACATTACAAGATTTACGGAGGAAAATTTTGCAACTCTCATTGcgttcatttttatttataag GCAGTGGAAAATGTTGCAATTATTGGAAAATCATTTCCAATCAATCCCGGTCTTACTAACATCTCCTATAACTGCTCGTGCtcgttaaatggaacgataacTTCTCTAACGACCGTTGATGAGTCTACCACCTTAGATAAGACGAGTTGTTTG cAATTAAATGGTACGTTACTCGGAGATGGATGTACCGAATTCGTTCCAGATGTCTTCCTTATGTCCATCTTACTCTTTTTGGGGACATTTACAATTtcggttattttaaaagatttcaaaaattccttaTTCTTTCCATCAAcg GTTCGTCAATACGTGAGCGATTTTGCTGTAATCATAGCAATTTTATCGATGACTATGTTGGATTTTAAAGTAGGAATAAATACTCCAAAATTAGAAGTGCCGCAAGAATTCAAACCAACATCTCCGGATAGAACCTGGATTATAGATCCTTTTAAAAATCCGATATACACGTTTATACTAGCATTACTTCCAGCTTTGCTTGGTACCATCCTTATATTCATGGACCAACAAATCACAaccgttattattaatagaaaagAGAATAAATTGAAGAAAGGTGGAGGTTATCACCTCGATTTATTCGTGCTAgcaattttgatacaaatttgCACATTAATGGGGTTGCCCTGGTTCGTAGCGGCTACGGTGTTATCGATAAATCACGTTAATTCTTTGAAAGTGGAGTCTGAGTGTGCAGCTCCTGGGGAGAAACCCCAATTTTTGGGGGTAAGGGAGCAAAGGGTGACccatatttttatctttttaactATCGGATTATCGGTGTTTTTAACACCAATGTTGAGTCATATTCCTATGCCGGTGTTATACGGCGTTTTTCTTTATATGGGAGTCGCTTCTTTGAAaggattacaattttttgataggATTCTTATTATGTTTATGCCGAATAAGTATCAACCTGATTATATGTTCCTGAGACAG GTTCCAATAAGACGTGTAcatatttttactttaattcaATTGGCTTGTTTGGTGTGTTTATGGGTGATTAAATCGTTCAGTACAACTTCAATCCTTTTCCCGTTGATGTTGGTGGTGATGATTGGTATTAGAAAATCGTTGGACTTTTTCTTCGCCCGGAGGGAATTGAAGATTTTGGACGATATCATGCCGGAGATGACTAAGAGACATCAACAGGATATGATCGAAGGATCTGAG CAGGATAAACCGATTCACCTGGAGAATGCGGGCAATTTGAAGATATCGTTGGCGAATGGGAACGTGATGAACATCCCGCTGTCGGCGATAAACATATCTGAAGAGGTTAATAAGACCGGGATCTGGAAGCAAGTCAATAGCTGCAATAAAACCGACAAGAAACGAGGTGCGTCCGTTTCAAG GTTCAGAAAGAAGAAACACTCGAAAAAGGAGGAGAAACGCGACGAGAGGAAGTTGGAGAAACGACTGTCAACGATGGCGGAAGAGGATGAAGAGGAGGGGATTACGATAAAG
- the LOC111424868 gene encoding electroneutral sodium bicarbonate exchanger 1 isoform X3, with protein sequence MDPQDEAPIDPGAQKSAQTFDEKDFEGHRAHSVFVGVHVPGERRHSHRRHSHKHHHRSSSVHDGTDDERPITPPAQRVQFILGEDADESSHETHPIFSEMEELVGEGEDMEWKETARWIKFEEDVEEGGNRWSKPHVATLSLHSLFELRSLLLNGTLFLDMEATSVDQIADMVLENMVNANTLALDKKDKVREALLRRHRHQHQTKKPVLPIIRSFAEIGRNYSTSKKNSVLFACVNDQDSRRISMVELETVETISPNQKRNGSYVAIPVEESSFGESVGKSPEYGKFLSIPGQGSDKHDGMKKSASSISMSRHHHSTTDLSNGDIPQHNLQFMRKIPHGSEASNILVGEVDFLDKTISAFIRLSKASIMGDLTEVPVPTRFLFLLLGPANTNSGFHEIGRAMATLMSDEVFHEVAYRAKNRDHILAGIDEFLDAVTVLPPGEWDPSIRIEPPAAVPPQDSRKRPTTEKPTDEIDEEEEEQKLREESGLSRTGRLFGGLINDIKRKAPWYWSDIKDAVSMQCIASWIFLYFACLSPIITFGGLLSQATGRNMAAMESLVSGFVCGVGYGFFSGQPLTILGSTGPVLVFETIVFEFCQRVGWDYMSFRFWIGTWIAVILLILVAIDASALVCYITRFTEENFATLIAFIFIYKAVENVAIIGKSFPINPGLTNISYNCSCSLNGTITSLTTVDESTTLDKTSCLQLNGTLLGDGCTEFVPDVFLMSILLFLGTFTISVILKDFKNSLFFPSTVRQYVSDFAVIIAILSMTMLDFKVGINTPKLEVPQEFKPTSPDRTWIIDPFKNPIYTFILALLPALLGTILIFMDQQITTVIINRKENKLKKGGGYHLDLFVLAILIQICTLMGLPWFVAATVLSINHVNSLKVESECAAPGEKPQFLGVREQRVTHIFIFLTIGLSVFLTPMLSHIPMPVLYGVFLYMGVASLKGLQFFDRILIMFMPNKYQPDYMFLRQVPIRRVHIFTLIQLACLVCLWVIKSFSTTSILFPLMLVVMIGIRKSLDFFFARRELKILDDIMPEMTKRHQQDMIEGSEQDKPIHLENAGNLKISLANGNVMNIPLSAINISEEVNKTGIWKQVNSCNKTDKKRGASVSRFRKKKHSKKEEKRDERKLEKRLSTMAEEDEEEGITIKRNSVKDKSHWSVGEKKSDKSEETRV encoded by the exons ATGGATCCACAGGATGAGGCTCCAATTGATCCGGGCGCACAGAAATCCGCACAAACTTTCGACGAGAAAGACTTTGAAG GACATAGAGCTCATTCAGTCTTTGTCGGAGTCCATGTGCCAGGGGAACGGAGGCATTCCCATAGAAGACATTCGCACAAACATCACCACAGAAGCTCTTCTGTTCATGATGGGACTGATGATGAACGACCAA TCACTCCACCGGCTCAAAGAGTCCAATTCATCCTCGGCGAAGACGCCGACGAATCTTCCCACGAGACCCACCCGATTTTCTCAGAAATGGAGGAGTTGGTGGGTGAAGGTGAAGATATGGAATGGAAAGAAACAGCTAGGTGGATTAAATTCGAGGAAGACGTCGAAGAAGGTGGTAATCGATGGTCGAAACCGCACGTCGCCACGCTTTCTTTGCACTCCCTCTTCGAATTGAGGAGTCTCCTCCTCAATGGGACGTTATTTTTGGATATGGAGGCTACTTCGGTGGATCAAATTGCCGATATGGTTTTAGAGAATATGGTGAACGCAAATACTTTAGctttagataaaaaagataaagtcCGGGAAGCTCTTTTGAGAAGACATCGACACCAACATCAAACGAAGAAACCAGTTTTACCAATTATTAGATCTTTTGCTGAAATAGGAAGAAATTATTCTACGTCaaaaa AAAACTCAGTATTATTTGCTTGCGTAAACGACCAGGATAGTAGAAGGATCTCAATGGTGGAGTTGGAAACGGTGGAGACGATATCGCCGAATCAAAAACGAAACGGTTCTTATGTGGCCATTCCAG TGGAAGAATCGTCTTTCGGTGAAAGTGTCGGAAAATCACCGGAATATGGAAAATTCTTGTCCATTCCAGGACAAG gATCGGACAAACACGATGGTATGAAAAAAAGTGCAAGTTCCATATCAATGTCTCGACACCATCACAGTACCACCGATTTAAGTAACGGAGATATCCCACAGCACAACTTACAATTTATGCGAAAAATTCCTCACGGATCTGAAGCTTCTAACATTTTAGTTGGAGAAGTTGATTTTTTGGATAAAACAATATCAGCGTTTATCCGTTTGAGTAAAGCCTCTATAATGGGAGATTTAACCGAGGTTCCGGTACCAACGAGATTCCTGTTCTTATTACTTGGACCTGCCAACACAAATTCAGGTTTTCACGAAATTGGAAGGGCTATGGCGACGTTAATGTCTGATGAGGTTTTTCATGAGGTGGCTTATCGAGCTAAAAATAGGGATCATATTTTAGCCGGGATTGATGAGTTTTTAGATGCCGTGACGGTTTTACCGCCAGGTGAATGGGATCCGTCGATTAGAATTGAACCTCCAGCTGCGGTTCCTCCTCAAGATTCACGAAAACGACCGACAACGGAGAAACCAACCGATGAAATTGACGAGGAAGAGGAAGAACAAAAGTTGCGCGAAGAATCCGGGTTATCTCGAACTGGAAGACTTTTTGGTGGGTTAATAAacgatattaaaagaaaagctCCTTGGTATTGGTCCGATATTAAAGACGCCGTGTCCATGCAATGCATCGCTTCGTggattttcttgtattttgcTTGTTTGTCTCCTATAATCACTTTTGGAGGATTACTTTCTCAAGCCACCGGAAGAAATATGGCAGCTATGGAATCATTGGTTTCTGGATTTGTGTGCGGAGTTGGTTATGGATTTTTTTCGGGACAACCCCTCACGATTTTAGGTTCAACCGGGCCCGTTCTTGTGTTTGAAACaatcgtttttgaattttgtcaACGAGTCGGCTGGGATTATATGTCTTTTCGATTTTGGATTGGAACCTGGATcgctgttattttattaatactcgTTGCCATTGATGCAAGTGCTCTTGTTTGTTACATTACAAGATTTACGGAGGAAAATTTTGCAACTCTCATTGcgttcatttttatttataag GCAGTGGAAAATGTTGCAATTATTGGAAAATCATTTCCAATCAATCCCGGTCTTACTAACATCTCCTATAACTGCTCGTGCtcgttaaatggaacgataacTTCTCTAACGACCGTTGATGAGTCTACCACCTTAGATAAGACGAGTTGTTTG cAATTAAATGGTACGTTACTCGGAGATGGATGTACCGAATTCGTTCCAGATGTCTTCCTTATGTCCATCTTACTCTTTTTGGGGACATTTACAATTtcggttattttaaaagatttcaaaaattccttaTTCTTTCCATCAAcg GTTCGTCAATACGTGAGCGATTTTGCTGTAATCATAGCAATTTTATCGATGACTATGTTGGATTTTAAAGTAGGAATAAATACTCCAAAATTAGAAGTGCCGCAAGAATTCAAACCAACATCTCCGGATAGAACCTGGATTATAGATCCTTTTAAAAATCCGATATACACGTTTATACTAGCATTACTTCCAGCTTTGCTTGGTACCATCCTTATATTCATGGACCAACAAATCACAaccgttattattaatagaaaagAGAATAAATTGAAGAAAGGTGGAGGTTATCACCTCGATTTATTCGTGCTAgcaattttgatacaaatttgCACATTAATGGGGTTGCCCTGGTTCGTAGCGGCTACGGTGTTATCGATAAATCACGTTAATTCTTTGAAAGTGGAGTCTGAGTGTGCAGCTCCTGGGGAGAAACCCCAATTTTTGGGGGTAAGGGAGCAAAGGGTGACccatatttttatctttttaactATCGGATTATCGGTGTTTTTAACACCAATGTTGAGTCATATTCCTATGCCGGTGTTATACGGCGTTTTTCTTTATATGGGAGTCGCTTCTTTGAAaggattacaattttttgataggATTCTTATTATGTTTATGCCGAATAAGTATCAACCTGATTATATGTTCCTGAGACAG GTTCCAATAAGACGTGTAcatatttttactttaattcaATTGGCTTGTTTGGTGTGTTTATGGGTGATTAAATCGTTCAGTACAACTTCAATCCTTTTCCCGTTGATGTTGGTGGTGATGATTGGTATTAGAAAATCGTTGGACTTTTTCTTCGCCCGGAGGGAATTGAAGATTTTGGACGATATCATGCCGGAGATGACTAAGAGACATCAACAGGATATGATCGAAGGATCTGAG CAGGATAAACCGATTCACCTGGAGAATGCGGGCAATTTGAAGATATCGTTGGCGAATGGGAACGTGATGAACATCCCGCTGTCGGCGATAAACATATCTGAAGAGGTTAATAAGACCGGGATCTGGAAGCAAGTCAATAGCTGCAATAAAACCGACAAGAAACGAGGTGCGTCCGTTTCAAG GTTCAGAAAGAAGAAACACTCGAAAAAGGAGGAGAAACGCGACGAGAGGAAGTTGGAGAAACGACTGTCAACGATGGCGGAAGAGGATGAAGAGGAGGGGATTACGATAAAG